The Coccidioides posadasii str. Silveira chromosome 3, complete sequence genome contains a region encoding:
- the SSK2 gene encoding Suppressor of Sensor Kinase (SLN1) (EggNog:ENOG410PF9Z~COG:T~BUSCO:362at33183), which produces MERRRHSLHGSDSSTPTDFYPLHPPFVLPGQEDFEVDIRDADDQHDTPLVTSSGATVNQVSSGYRNSPVLAPPAIYPQWTPEIPRHSRSGSAGASAATFERHTPSDMSDRELRPQRPSGPARTPSNTYAPPRRPPQFSTHSSSQLSYSAKRPSRRDPNAQYRAQEKAYVQRVRQGPPNEWLNFGSQIPGVPDIDLDLEDESPSSEPFDSDPYDVEAHLVLEDENIQPTLEELQNPKIREKLEWHSMLASVLKGDVVKQEKRRLFGTGEPKSLTDINDEIWLGIRARSCGRLEALQKKIIEHERAQVGPILEEIISFKIKGETEIGKPPVKQVEGIVAKIEKVESLYSVMRELKAHHKRADSEEFTASCDAIISWHNTTQLINTQFAILQRWVGNEELNFNLPITKPSHAADLADEGSFLDRIMKEDGLKSLQGDGNVVDGNGQTRKNSMLDGIGEVIKKAKATLIENSEAFVERHLPPYIEELLILISFPSRLIVEVIRVRLSYAKKMKDPGQQSPMLLDQMIAQFQILMKIAVEIKQRYLVISEPEPGWELPPCFEESFDTVVVDALKYYFKLLNWKLSANKNTFKEAEILEQEWDFSNEIGRQFEGGDIEVAEQFSTLTAKALQRLMLHFERELLGKPEGDAVESEKRYKQILDSVRVRQRKLFRFSRFLRERFENATEFHLKDDIVETFSEALLASGHFLVTSLDSVGQKGVSLIASPSLYGRPKDIQSILGTSFRAEDVPEDPSNPYILVIRPEKPFPWSGKRMEVDLLEHPTDVRLGKLRLVADGSQKRLQSARAELTRLTGLEFDVTVEQRANLGRVNVELNKIKKTAWKLSNTIIDSVEIIRKQNQGAGNQELIQSCFAFATEFGKRSLMYLEPTRRSMNHGKLVRLGVDWVAFVCDDCDAADRRTFKWAVAALEFAMAITHGHSILSLSDEDYQLLRAKVAGCMSTLISHFDIMGARSTLAAKAEKLQLLSGKLDLSKAMDDAEAEQAVHEQRYLRVAELEQARAELDSKRRPLGRVLEGVNEADRSLTVLSSSATNVTLRWQQGQFIGGGTSGSVYAAIDLDTSYLMAVKEIKLQEPSVIPGVAQQIRDEMAVLEVLDHPNIVSYRGIEVHRDKVYIFMEYCSGGSMATLLEHGRIEDETVIMVYALQMLEGLAYLHQAGIVHRDIKPANILLDHNGVIKYVDFGAAMIIARQGKTLAAMDQYGGNHKDATKEPHAQRKNQKSVTGTPMYMSPELVRGEVGHAGGRHGSMDIWSLGCVILEMATGLRPWAGIDNEWAIMYKIAQGNQPHLPTPDQLSELGIDFIKRCFELDPAKRPSAVELLQHEWIVTIRRQVVAEPPTPSSEAANSQTSSSTSSRQNSSMF; this is translated from the exons ATGGAACGTCGGAGACATTCCCTACACGGCTCGGACTCTTCGACACCCACCGACTTCTATCCTCTCCACCCTCCATTCGTGCTCCCTGGACAGGAAGATTTCGAAGTTGATATCCGGGACGCGGATGACCAGCACGACACGCCCTTGGTCACCTCCTCGGGAGCCACTGTGAACCAAGTGAGCTCGGGCTATCGCAACTCTCCAGTTCTCGCGCCACCTGCAATATATCCCCAATGGACGCCGGAAATCCCCAGGCACTCTCGAAGTGGTAGTGCGGGAGCTTCTGCCGCCACCTTCGAGAGACATACCCCTTCCGACATGTCTGATCGAGAGCTGAGACCGCAGCGGCCGAGTGGTCCAGCCAGAACGCCATCTAATACATATGCTCCCCCACGCAGACCTCCCCAGTTCTCTACTCATTCGAGTAGCCAGCTTTCATACTCGGCAAAACGACCTTCCCGGCGTGACCCCAATGCCCAGTACCGCGCCCAAGAAAAGGCGTATGTCCAAAGAGTAAGACAAGGACCGCCAAACGAATGGCTCAATTTTGGTTCTCAGATTCCGGGCGTGCCTGATATTGACCTGGATCTCGAAGACGAGTCGCCATCGTCCGAGCCTTTCGACAGCGACCCTTACGACGTCGAGGCGCACTTGGTACTGGAGGATGAGAACATACAACCCACTTTGGAAGAACTGCAGAACCCAAAAATCCGGGAAAAATTGGAATGGCACTCTATGTTGGCATCCGTCTTAAAGGGAGACGTCGTTAAGCAGGAGAAGCGGCGACTATTTGGGACTGGCGAGCCTAAAAGCCTAACTGATATTAACGATGAAATCTGGCTTGGAATTCGGGCAAGGTCCTGCGGCCGGCTAGAAGCACTGCAGAAAAAGATCATCGAACACGAGAGGGCTCAAGTAGGCCCTATCCTAGAAGAAATTATTTCGTTCAAGATCAAAGGCGAAACGGAAATCGGTAAACCTCCCGTGAAACAGGTGGAAGGTATTGTTGCAAAGATCGAGAAAGTCGAAAGCCTGTACTCAGTCATGCGTGAGCTCAAGGCTCACCATAAGCGTGCTGACTCTGAGGAGTTTACCGCGAGCTGCGATGCCATCATCTCATGGCATAATACGACGCAGCTTATTAACACTCAGTTTGCTATCCTTCAACGATGGGTCGGCAATGAGGAATTAAATTTTAATTTACCTATCACCAAGCCTTCCCATGCTGCTGATCTCGCAGATGAAGGGTCTTTCCTTGATCGTATCATGAAGGAGGATGGCTTAAAATCTTTGCAGGGAGACGGCAATGTGGTGGATGGAAACGGCCAGACCAGAAAAAACAGTATGTTAGATGGGATTGGCGAAGTTATCAAGAAAGCAAAGGCCACCCTGATTGAGAACTCCGAAGCATTTGTGGAGCGACACCTGCCTCCATACATCGAAGAATTGCTCATCTTGATTAGTTTTCCTTCTCGCCTCATCGTGGAAGTCATTCGTGTTCGACTTTCCTATGCCAAGAAAATGAAGGACCCTGGACAGCAGTCTCCTATGTTGCTTGACCAGATGATTGCACAATTTCAGATTTTAATGAAAATTGCTGTTGAAATTAAGCAGCGATACCTTGTTATCTCTGAACCGGAGCCTGGATGGGAGCTTCCTCCATGTTTTGAGGAGAGTTTTGATACTGTTGTTGTTGACGCGTTGAAATACTACTTTAAACTCTTGAATTGGAAGCTGAGCGCGAACAAGAATACTTTCAAAGAAGCGGAAATTTTGGAGCAGGAATGGGACTTTTCCAACGAGATTGGCCGCCAGTTTGAGGGAGGGGATATCGAAGTTGCTGAACAATTTAG CACCCTAACTGCGAAGGCTCTTCAGCGATTGATGCTTCATTTTGAGCGGGAACTTCTCGGTAAACCGGAAGGGGATGCCGTTGAATCAGAAAAGCGCTATAAGCAAATTCTGGACTCCGTCCGAGTACGCCAACGAAAACTATTCCGATTTTCCCGATTCCTTCGTGAACGGTTTGAGAATGCAACCGAGTTCCACCTAAAGGATGATATCGTAGAGACTTTTTCGGAGGCTCTACTGGCATCAGGCCATTTCCTTGTTACGTCGCTCGATTCTGTCGGGCAGAAGGGTGTGTCTCTGATTGCATCACCTTCTTTATATGGGCGTCCCAAAGATATTCAATCAATCCTTGGAACTTCATTCCGTGCTGAAGATGTCCCGGAGGATCCGTCAAACCCATATATCCTTGTCATTCGTCCTGAGAAACCTTTCCCTTGGAGCGGGAAGAGGATGGAAGTCGACCTTTTGGAGCATCCAACGGACGTGCGATTGGGCAAGTTGCGTTTAGTGGCTGATGGCTCTCAAAAGCGTCTCCAAAGTGCCCGGGCCGAGCTCACTCGACTAACAGGCTTGGAATTCGACGTCACAGTGGAACAGCGGGCGAATCTGGGTCGAGTGAATGTCGAATTGAACAAAATTAAGAAAACCGCATGGAAGCTTTCAAATACGATCATTGATAGCGTGGAAATCATTCGAAAACAAAACCAGGGAGCCGGCAATCAGGAACTGATTCAGTCCTGCTTTGCTTTCGCCACTGAGTTCGGCAAAAGATCTTTGATGTACTTGGAGCCTACCCGTCGGTCAATGAATCACGGTAAACTAGTAAGACTGGGGGTTGATTGGGTTGCGTTTGTTTGTGACGACTGTGACGCTGCAGATCGAAGGACCTTCAAATGGGCTGTTGCAGCTCTCGAGTTTGCCATGGCCATAACGCATGGACATAGCATTCTCTCATTGAGCGATGAAGACTACCAATTGTTACGTGCCAAAGTTGCAGGCTGCATGTCAACGCTGATATCACACTTTGATATTATGGGAGCACGGTCGACTCTAGCTGCGAAAGCGGAAAAATTACAGCTTCTATCCGGGAAGCTGGACCTCAGCAAGGCCATGGACGATGCTGAGGCGGAGCAGGCTGTACACGAACAGCGATACTTGCGTGTAGCCGAGTTGGAACAGGCAAGGGCGGAATTGGACAGTAAGAGGCGGCCGCTGGGCAGAGTCCTAGAAGGTGTGAATGAAGCGGATCGATCTCTCACAGTGCTTTCTTCATCGGCCACGAACGTCACCCTCCGGTGGCAGCAAGGCCAATTTATTGGCGGAGGTACCTCCGGTTCAGTCTACGCTGCTATCGATCTCGATACAAGTTATTTGATGGCTGTGAAAGAAATTAAACTTCAAGAGCCGTCTGTTATTCCTGGTGTCGCCCAACAGATTCGGGACGAGATGGCTGTTCTTGAGGTTCTTGACCATCCTAACATTGTTTCGTATCGCGGTATTGAGGTTCATCGTGATAAGGTTTATATATTCATGgaatactgctctggtgGATCTATGGCCACGCTCCTTGAACATGGCCGAATTGAGGATGAAACCGTTATCATGGTTTATGCACTTCAAATGTTGGAGGGTCTTGCTTATCTGCACCAAGCGGGAATTGTCCACCGGGACATCAAACCTGCTAACATTCTCCTGGACCATAATGGGGTCATTAAATATGTTGATTTCGGGGCGGCCATGATAATTGCCCGCCAAGGCAAGACTCTAGCTGCTATGGATCAGTATGGAGGAAATCACAAAGATGCTACGAAAGAGCCCCACGCCCAACGCAAGAATCAAAAATCTGTCACGGGCACTCCTATGTATATGTCTCCGGAACTCGTCCGTGGAGAGGTTGGGCATGCAGGGGGCCGGCATGGCTCCATGGACATATGGTCTCTCGGCTGCGTCATTCTAGAGATGGCCACCGGGTTACGTCCATGGGCGGGTATCGACAATGAATGGGCGATCATGTACAAGATTGCACAAGGAAATCAGCCTCATCTTCCGACCCCAGACCAATTAAGCGAGCTGGGCATCGATTTTATTAAACGTTGTTTTGAGCTTGATCCCGCCAAGAGGCCCAGCGCGGTAGAACTGTTGCAGCATGAATGGATTGTTACCATTCGACGCCAGGTTGTTGCTGAGCCGCCAACCCCAAGCAGCGAGGCTGCAAATAGCCAGACGTCTAGTTCGACGAGCAGCAGACAAAATTCAAGCATGTTTTGA
- the AMT1_1 gene encoding ammonium transporter Amt1 (EggNog:ENOG410PFGK~COG:P~TransMembrane:5 (o42-63i75-93o132-153i160-177o197-216i)) — protein sequence MSELPNLSTLNYTVLVPYNGSIATGGNSMEVDLNVFYNAGDITWIITCAALVLLMIPGVGFFYSGLARRKSALSLIWLSVMSLGVVSFQWFFWGYSLAFSHSAGAYIGNLENFGFKGVLAQPSVGSSKIPDILFALYQGMFAAIIVALAVGAVAEHGRMAPCIVFMFIWTTIIYDPLACWTWNSSGWIYKMGGLDFAGGTPVHIASGVAALAYSLMLGKRRGQGTSDFNHRPHNVTHVVIGTVFL from the exons atgtcagagTTGCCAAACCTGAGCACTTTGAACTATACAGTGCTAGTGCCCTATAACGGGAGCATTGCTACTGGGGGAAACTCGATGGAAGTTGACCTCAATGTGTTCTACAAC GCAGGTGATATTACATGGATCATTACATGTGCAGCCTTAGTACTGCTAATGATTCCTGGTGTTGG ATTCTTCTATTCTGGGCTTGCTCGCAGAAAATCCGCGCTTTCGCTGATATGGCTATCCGTTATGTCACTTGGAGTTGTCTCGTTCCAGTGGTTTTTCTGGGGCTATTCTCTCGCGTTTTCCCATTCTGCTGGAGCCTACATCGGTAACCTTGAGAACTTTGGTTTCAAGGGTGTCCTTGCTCAGCCCTCCGTTGGAAGCTCAAAGATCCCGGATATACTGTTTGCTTTATACCAAGGGATGTTTGCGGCAATCAT AGTTGCATTGGCAGTGGGAGCTGTTGCAGAACATGGTCGAATGGCACCATGCATCGTCTTTATGTTCATTTGGACCACAATTATATACGATCCTCTTGCGTGCTGGACATGGAACTCCTCTGGTTGGATATATAAAATGGGAGGACTCGATTTTGCTGGTGGAACTCCCGTGCATATCGCTTCCGGTGTCGCTGCCCTCGCGTATTCCCTCATGCTCGGGAAGAGACGAGGGCAAGGTACCAGCGACTTCAATCATCGTCCACACAACGTCACTCACGTTGTCATTGGAACGGTGTTTCTGTGA
- the AMT1_2 gene encoding ammonium transporter Amt1 (EggNog:ENOG410PFGK~COG:P~TransMembrane:4 (i28-45o51-70i82-105o139-157i)): protein MAGIVTNLAAAIGGVTWCLLDYRLNGKFSAVGFSSGVISGLVAITPGSGYVPPWAAVIFGLVGATACNYATKLKYLMRIDDFLDIFAVHGVGGIIGNLLTGLFAADYIARLDGATYIDGGWLNKHYIQLAYQLADSVTGAAYSFIGSCIILFLINLIPGLHLRASEKDEIIGVDDAEIGEFAYDYVEIARDVSSGFETDKSEPKSDGDSVNSTKIHGSGKES, encoded by the exons ATGGCAGGCATTGTGACCAATTTGGCTGCCGCCATTGGTGGTGTTACATGGTGCCTCTTAGATTATCGCCTGAACGGAAAATTCTCTGCAGTGGGTTTCTCCTCCGGGGTAATATCAGGTCTTGTGGCAATTACCCCTGGATCGGGATACGTCCCGCCATGGGCGGCTGTGATATTCGGGTTAGTCGGGGCGACTGCATGCAACTATGCCACGAAATTGAAGTATCTCATGCGCATTGACGACTTTTTGGATATTTTTGCCGTTCATGGAGTCGGAGGAATTATCGGAAATTTACTCACGGGTTTATTCGCAGC GGACTATATCGCAAGGCTCGATGGTGCCACCTACATCGATGGAGGTTGGCTCAATAAGCACTATATTCAGCTCGCTTACCAGCTCGCAGACTCTGTGACTGGGGCAGCCTATTCCTTCATCGGAAGTTGTATCATTCTATTTCTGATCAACTTGATCCCCGGTCTACACCTTCGCGCGAGTGAAAAGGATGAGATTATAGGAGTCGATGACGCAGAAATTGGGGAGTTTGCA TATGACTACGTGGAGATTGCCCGAGACGTAAGCAGTGGATTTGAGACGGACAAGTCTGAGCCTAAATCCGACGGTGACTCGGTTAATTCGACAAAAATACATGGGTCTGGAAAGGAGTCCTGA
- a CDS encoding uncharacterized protein (EggNog:ENOG410PJNH~COG:A~BUSCO:8991at33183) yields MDEPPSLTAESAHRPSFPTDPSQFDSDPRISFSKLDNKFILETEDGEEYSYDTVLKRWIPWLDDSLVEQQREAYKVKGVDENEPAVKQQRKKRKQNDDGAGNNTHKAKKPRTNTAVYVTSIPLDATVDEINDVFCKCGVIAEEIDSHRPRIKMYTDENGNFKGDALVVYFRPESVNLAIQMLDDSDFRFGEPGPQGKMKVQQADFSFKAQQEAPEKPNARDKAKIIRKTQKLKNKLADWDEEDAATQPSGRWEKVVILKHMFTLQELEEDPAAILDIKEDIRDECSKLGEVTNVVMYDKEESGVVTVRFKDPDAAQACVRMMHGRFFGGTQVEAYIADGRERFKKSSTKGHDYEDDGAGWEVGNDDEEARRLEEFGSWIENKKAEPEATTS; encoded by the exons ATGGACGAGCCACCAAGCCTCACTGCTGAGAGTGCCCACCGCCCGAGCTTTCCAACCGATCCTTCGCAGTTTGACAGCGATCCCCGAATCTCTTTTTCGAAACTTGATAATAAATTCATTCTGGAAACGGAAGATGGTGAAGAATATTCATACGATACGGTCTTAAAGAGATGGATACCTTGG CTGGATGACTCTCTTGTCGAGCAACAGAGAGAAGCGTACAAGGTTAAAGGCGTGGATGAGAACGAGCCAGCCGTTAAGCAACAAAGGAAGAAGCGGAAGCAGAACGACGAC GGAGCCGGCAATAATACGCACAAAGCCAAAAAACCCCGTACGAACACTGCAGTATATGTCACTTCAATTCCCTTAGATGCGACCGTCGATGAGATAAATGATGTTTTTTGCAAATGCGGGGTCATCGCCGAAGAAATTGATAGCCATCGACCACGTATAAAGATGTATACGGACGAGAACGGAAATTTTAAGGGAGATGCGCTGGTGGTATATTTCCGGCCCGAATCCGTCAATCTTGCGATTCAGATGCTTGACGATTCAGATTTCCGATTCGGCGAACCCGGCCCGCAAGGGAAAATGAAAGTCCAGCAAGCGGACTTTTCATTCAAAGCACAACAAGAAGCGCCCGAGAAACCAAACGCGAGAGACAAGGCAAAGATTATTAGAAAGACCCAGAAGCTTAAGAA TAAACTTGCGGACTGGGACGAAGAAGATGCAGCTACTCAGCCATCAGGACGATGGGAGAAGGTTGTGATACTTAAGCACATGTTTACGCTCCAGGAGCTTGAG GAAGATCCGGCCGCAATCCTTGACATTAAGGAGGATATCCGAGATGAATGCTCCAAGCTAGGAGAGGTTACCAACGTGGTGATGTACGATAAAGAAGAATCTGGAGTTGTGACAGTCAGGTTTAAGGATCCCGATGCCGCGCAAGCATGCGTGCGG ATGATGCATGGCCGATTCTTTGGCGGTACTCAAGTCGAAGCGTACATTGCTGACGGGCGTGAGCGATTCAAAAAGTCGAGCACGAAGGGCCATGACTATGAAGATGACGGTGCAGGTTGGGAAGTTGGcaatgatgatgaagaggcTAGACGGCTGGAGGAGTTCGGATCGTGGATTGAAAACAAGAAGGCAGAGCCCGAGGCAACCACTTCATAG
- the TUB2 gene encoding Tubulin beta chain (Beta tubulin) (EggNog:ENOG410PIDE~COG:Z~BUSCO:6337at33183) — translation MREIVHLQTGQCGNQIGAAFWQIISGEHGLDSSGMYAGSSDLQLERMNVYFNEAAGRKYVPRAVLVDLEPGTMDAVRAGPFGQLFRPDNFVFGQSGAGNNWAKGHYTEGAELVDQVIDVVRREAEGCDCLQGFQITHSLGGGTGAGMGTLLISKIREEFPDRMMATFSVVPSPKVSDTVVEPYNATLSVHQLVEHSDETFCIDNEALYDICMRTLKLANPSYGDLNHLVSAVMSGVTTCLRFPGQLNSDLRKLAVNMVPFPRLHFFMVGFAPLTSRGAYSFRAITVPELTQQMYDPKNMMAASDFRNGRYLTCSAIFRGKVSMKEVEDQMRNVQNKNHTYFVEWIPNNIQTALCSIPPRGLPMASTFIGNSTSIQELFKRVGDQFTAMFRRKAFLHWYTGEGMDEMEFTEAESNMNDLVSEYQQYQDASISEGEEEYVEEEILEGEE, via the exons ATGCGTGAAATT GTTCATCTCCAAACTGGCCAGTGT GGTAACCAAATTGGTGCCGCTTTCTG GCAAATCATCTCTGGCGAACATGGCCTCGATAGCTCCGGCAT GTATGCTGGGTCTTCTGACCTTCAGCTCGAGCGTATGAACGTCTACTTCAACGAG GCCGCTGGCAGGAAATACGTTCCTCGCGCCGTTCTCGTCGATCTTGAACCCGGTACCATGGATGCCGTTCGCGCCGGCCCCTTTGGCCAGCTTTTCCGTCCCGATAACTTTGTTTTCGGTCAATCCGGTGCCGGAAACAACTGGGCAAAGGGCCACTACACTGAGGGTGCTGAACTAGTTGACCAGGTCATTGATGTTGTCCGTCGTGAGGCCGAAGGCTGCGACTGCCTCCAAGGTTTCCAGATCACTCACTCCCTCGGTGGTGGTACTGGTGCCGGTATGGGTACCTTGTTGATCTCAAAGATTCGAGAGGAGTTCCCAGACCGTATGATGGCCACTTTCTCCGTTGTCCCATCCCCAAAGGTCTCAGATACTGTTGTTGAACCATACAACGCAACCCTCTCTGTTCACCAATTGGTTGAACATTCAGATGAAACCTTCTGTATTGACAATGAG GCTCTTTACGACATCTGCATGAGGACTCTCAAGCTTGCCAACCCATCCTATGGTGACCTTAACCATCTGGTCTCCGCTGTCATGTCTGGCGTTACCACCTGTCTTCGTTTCCCTGGCCAACTCAACTCTGATCTCCGTAAACTGGCTGTTAACATGGTTCCGTTCCCTCGTCTCCACTTCTTCATGGTTGGCTTCGCTCCTCTTACCAGCCGCGGTGCCTACTCTTTCCGTGCCATCACCGTTCCGGAATTGACCCAGCAGATGTACGATCCCAAGAACATGATGGCTGCATCTGATTTCCGTAATGGCCGCTACCTTACTTGCTCCGCGATCTT CCGTGGCAAGGTCTCCATGAAAGAAGTTGAGGATCAGATGCGCAACGTGCAGAACAAGAACCACACATACTTTGTTGAATGGATTCCCAACAACATCCAGACCGCTCTTTGCTCTATTCCTCCACGTGGCCTCCCAATGGCTTCCACCTTTATTGGAAACTCTACCTCCATCCAGGAGCTCTTCAAGCGTGTTGGTGACCAATTCACTGCTATGTTCCGTCGCAAGGCTTTCTTACATTGGTACACTGGTGAGGGTATGGACGAGATGGAGTTCACTGAGGCCGAGAGTAACATGAACGACTTGGTCAGTGAATACCAACAGTACCAGGATGCCAGCATCTCCGAGGGTGAGGAGGAGTA TGTCGAGGAGGAAATCTTGGAGGGAGAGGAGTAA
- the PUT2 gene encoding 1-pyrroline-5-carboxylate dehydrogenase (EggNog:ENOG410PG3T~COG:C~BUSCO:4173at33183) yields MMRLGARHLARHVAAPRATIYQSQRSIAPLASSSVHHRFIATTAPTMANLAAFKPPAIQNEPNLHYAKGSPDREKLQRAIKEFKGKVPVEVPVVIGGKSIKTASVGTQHNPSDHAQVVAKYHNATQEDVKAAIASALEAKKSWETLPFADRAAVFLKAAELISGKYRYEMMAATMVGQGKNAWQAEIDAAAETCDFFRFNVHYASELYAQQPVHNATGVWNRVEYRPLEGFVYAISPFNFTAIGGNLAAAPALMGNTVIWKPSPYAVAANYLTYNILVEAGLPPGVIQFVPGDAEMVTRTILDHPDFAALHFTGSTAVFRSLYGKISQGVADGKYKGYPRIVGETGGKNFHLIHPSADIQNAALNTVRGAFEFQGQKCSACSRAYVPASKWDEFRTSLVSEVEKLKIGGPEDFTNFIGPVIHEPSFAKLSKVIDNAKSDKSLTLLAGGKYDKSKGYFINPTIYSTTDINHPLLSTELFGPVLAIVVYDDAAPNAFESVCKTIDSTGQYGLTGAVFAQDRQAVRYAENNLRATAGNFYINCKCTGAVVGQQPFGGSRASGTNDKAGSQALLGRFVSMRSIKEEFVPINSVLYPSNE; encoded by the exons atgATGCGTCTCGGCGCGAGGCACCTTGCCCGTCATGTGGCAGCACCAAGAGCCACCATATATCAAAGTCAAAGGTCCATAGCACCCCTCGCTTCGTCGTCAGTTCACCACCGCTTCATTGCTACGACTGCTCCAACCATGGCGAATCTTGCTGCTTTCAAACCCCCGGCCATTCAGAATGAGCCAAAT CTGCACTACGCCAAAGGCTCTCCAGACAGAGAGAAGCTCCAACGAGCAATCAAAGAGTTCAAAGGAAAAGTTCCTGTCGAAGTACCCGTTGTGATTGGCGGCAAATCC ATCAAAACCGCGTCTGTCGGTACACAGCACAATCCCTCTGATCATGCTCAAGTAGTAGCAAAGTATCACAATGCCACCCAAGAAGACGTCAAAGCCGCCATTGCTTCTGCATTGGAGGCAAAAAAGAGCTGGGAGACTCTTCCCTTTGCCGATCGGGCAGCGGTCTTCTTGAAGGCTGCTGAATTGATTAGTGGCAAGTATCGATATGAGATGATGGCTGCGACGATGGTAGGCCAGGGAAAGAACGCATGGCAAGCAGAAATTGACGCCGCTGCGGAGACGTGTGATTTCTTCAG GTTCAATGTGCATTAtgcttctgaattatatgcCCAACAGCCAGTTCACAATGCTACTGGTGTCTGGAA CCGAGTGGAGTACCGTCCATTGGAAGGTTTCGTTTATGCTATTTCTCCATTCAACTTCACCGCGATCGGTGGAAATCTTGCTGCAGCCCCAGCTCTCATGGGAAATACCGTCATCTGGAAGCCATCCCCATATGCCGTTGCCGCCAATTACTTGACTTACAACATTCTCGTCGAGGCCGGTCTTCCTCCAGGCGTTATCCAGTTCGTTCCTGGTGATGCTGAGATGGTCACTCGTACCATCCTGGACCACCCAGACTTTGCTGCCTTGCACTTCACAGGGAGCACCGCAGTTTTCCGTTCCCTGTACGGAAAGATATCCCAGGGTGTCGCAGATGGCAAGTATAAGGGTTACCCACGTATTGTAGGCGAAACTGGTGGCAAGAACTTCCATCTCATCCACCCCAGCGCCGATATCCAAAATGCAGCCCTGAATACCGTTCGCGGTGCTTTTGAATTCCAAGGCCAGAAATGTAGTGCCTGCTCCCGTGCCTACGTCCCAGCGTCGAAGTGGGATGAATTCCGTACTAGCCTCGTCTCTGAAGTTGAAAAGCTCAAGATAGGCGGCCCGGAGGATTTCACCAACTTCATCGGTCCCGTCATTCACGAACCTTCCTTCGCCAAGCTGTCTAAGGTCATCGACAACGCCAAATCCGATAAATCACTCACTCTCCTTGCCGGCGGCAAATACGACAAATCTAAGGGTTATTTCATCAATCCGACTATTTATTCCACCACAGATATCAACCATCCCCTCCTCTCCACAGAACTTTTCGGCCCCGTTCTCGCTATCGTCGTCTATGACGACGCCGCCCCCAACGCTTTCGAGTCTGTTTGCAAGACGATCGATAGCACTGGCCAATATGGTCTAACTGGCGCGGTCTTCGCCCAGGATCGCCAGGCAGTCCGCTATGCTGAAAACAACCTGCGTGCCACTGCCGGAAACTTCTACATCAACTGCAAGTGCACCGGCGCTGTGGTCGGCCAGCAGCCATTCGGTGGATCGAGAGCGTCTGGAACCAACGACAAGGCGGGAAGCCAGGCTCTCCTGGGCAGATTCGTGAGCATGCGGTCTATCAAGGAGGAATTTGTTCCTATCAACAGCGTCTTGTATCCTAGCAACGAGTAA